The Magnetococcales bacterium genomic interval CCGTCCGAAAAATGGTGGCCTCGCCCCCGGTGGCGGCCATGACCAGACGTTCCCCTTCGGCCTTGCTCCGGCCATAGACTCCCAACGGCTGGATCGGATCGGCAGGGGCATAGGGACGCCCGGCCTGACCGGCAAACACATAGTCCGTGGAGACATGCAACAACCGAATGCCCAATTGCCGGGTGGATTCGGCCAGTGCCCCGGGAGCGGTGGCGTTGACGGCAAAAGCCGATTCCGGTTCGGTTTCGGCCTTGTCCACCGCCGTATAGGCTGCGGCATTGATGACCATCTGCGGCTTGTGTTCTGAGAGAAGATTGCGGGTCTCCCGGGCACGGGTGATGTCCCATTCGGCAAACGTGTAGGTCTGCACCTGCCACCCGGCAGGGATCAACCGACTCAATTCACGTCCCAATTGCCCATCCGCGCCAAAGATCATCGCATCCACAATCTGTTCTCCCCTGTTGGAATGATCCCCTTGCCAACCAAATCCACGCTGAAATGATCCCCGGGCGACAATTCGTACCAGACACCACGCCCCTTGCCATGGCGAACAAGATAACCCATCCCGAGCAGGGAACGAAAATGCAATTTGAGGGTATGACGGCTGGTACGGGTCACCTGGCAGGCCTCTCCCATGGTAATCCGGCCCTGTTCACGGGTATAGGCCACGATCTGCATGGCCAGTTTCGGCAGTGCCACCTGGAAGAGTTGTTCCTGTTCAATTTTTTTATCGAGACGACGGGCCTGCTCCGCCAGGGCACGCAGAAAGAACAAAAGCCACGGTTGCCAGTTCGGTGCATCGGTCTGGATGGTTCCCTGTGTTTGCCGGAGAGCCAGATAGTAGGCTTCCTTGTTTGCTTCGATGATGCTTTCCAGGGAGCTGTAGGGGACGTGGTGATAGCCTGCCTGGAGCAACAACAAAGTCGTCAAAACGCGGC includes:
- the rfbD gene encoding dTDP-4-dehydrorhamnose reductase, coding for MIFGADGQLGRELSRLIPAGWQVQTYTFAEWDITRARETRNLLSEHKPQMVINAAAYTAVDKAETEPESAFAVNATAPGALAESTRQLGIRLLHVSTDYVFAGQAGRPYAPADPIQPLGVYGRSKAEGERLVMAATGGEATIFRTAWLYAAHGQNFPRTILRLLRERDRLRVIADQIGSPTWARGLAQAIWAAAQRPEKGGIWHWTDAGVASWYDLAVAIQEEALVLGMLHRPVPIDPIPTHEYPLPAPRPAYSVLDCTATWKWLAWTPMHWRQALREMLAELAAQEGKS
- a CDS encoding Fic family protein; protein product: KGEQIGIVFATATPFDTPRLMTELIVWFQDDLQAHNLHPLLRIGIWVVVFLQIHPFQDGNGRLSRVLTTLLLLQAGYHHVPYSSLESIIEANKEAYYLALRQTQGTIQTDAPNWQPWLLFFLRALAEQARRLDKKIEQEQLFQVALPKLAMQIVAYTREQGRITMGEACQVTRTSRHTLKLHFRSLLGMGYLVRHGKGRGVWYELSPGDHFSVDLVGKGIIPTGENRLWMR